GGCAGCGTTGGGCTACGACTacaaaggagagacagagaaacaccAGTCACAGAAAGGTGAGGAGTTACTATAACATCCACGTTGCAACACTGATGTTGAGTTTTGGCCTTCAACCCCTAGAACAGCAGAATCTTATGATGTTGCACTTTTGTGCTTAGAGTTTATTTGGTTGATTCAAAATCTGGCAAAAATACCCAAGTGGTTTTAATGGGAAGTGGAAAATACCAGTCATGAAAAAAGAGACATGATTTTAAAtatagtttatttattttgctttttgaTCTTTGACACGTCTTTGCTAGATTACTCCAAGGGCTTTGGGGGTAAGTATGGagtggagaaagagaaagtggaCAAGGCAGCGTTGGGCTACGACTacaaaggagagacagagaaacaccAGTCACAGAAAGGTGAGGACTTCATTATAACTCATCGATTACTGCACACCAGTCATCAGCCCGGAGCAAACAGCTGTTTTATTGTGGAAACATGGTGATGATTGTTCTGTGAGCGTTTGGATATGTGGTTGGGTCTTTAAGCATGTCACACAGAACGTTCAACAGTGTGTCATAGATTAAAATATATCACAGTAACTACATGTAGCAGTTTAATTGTAACATACTGCACATTCCCATGTGCTGCAGGCTCACATCCTTCAGTAGAAGCCAATAgtcatttatttatctatttaatCTGTGAACAGTGCACTGCAGTTAAAAGCTTTGTGAAACATCTTCTACACCTGTTATTGTTTTTAGACTATGCAAAGGGGTTTGGAGGGCGATATGGCGTGGAGGCAGACCGTATGGATAAGGTACATACCTTTATTAGATATGGGCATGTGCCacaggggaggggggtgtcaCACGTCTGCGGCAAGCTGGTTCGAGAACACTTACATTTACTCTTGTGGTCACAGAGTGCGGCCTCCTTCAGTGAGATGGAGTCACCAACAACATCTTATAAGAAGACTCAGCCATCTGAGGCCTGTGGGTGTTCTGCAAAGACTCGACACTCTTCACTGCTGAAACTTTTACTAATATTTTATCTTAACAGATGTCTGCCATCACTGATCCCAGCTCAGTTGGACTACAATTTCTATGCAATTTCTATTTTTATGCAATTTATTTAGCTTTGCAGATATCTAGGCCTGACAAAAGCATAGAGATGAGCTTATAGACACATTAGTGGAAATTTCAAGgcttttatttttcttattttagaTTGGCTAATgggtgtttgtgcgtgcgtgtgtgtgtgtgtgtgtgcgtgtgtgtagctaGTACGGGAGCTGGGAATCTGAAAGCTCGGTTTGAGAACATGGCGAAAGTATCTGAAGAGGAGAACAGGAGAAGAGCGGAGGAGGAGCGAGAGAGAAGACAGGTCCGGGAGCAGAGGGAGCGTGAGGAGGCGCAGTGTGAGGTGCATGAgaaggtgtgtgaggaggtgcagAGACAGCAGGTTCCCACACACCTCAGACTGGGCTTGGGTAACACAATGCTAGCTAGTGCCATCTTTCCCTGGATTCATTTATACTGGGAAGTTCTGATTTGCACATCACAGATCTCCCAGTTGTTTCAGGAAGGATGTAGCTGTATTCATGTTCATCTATCACATGTGCCCATGGCAGTTTGGCAATATGGGatctatgcacacactagtCTTGCCTGTGGCTACATTGTGCTTAAGCCTTTTGCTTTAGCTGttatgcaacattaattttacaGTATCCTAAGGCAACATCTCAACATGTAACATTTTTGTGGGGGGGGAGCGAGTGGCGggacgcatgcacacacacacacacactactacgaTGGACTCCGGAGATAGAAGATTGTGATAGATCTAAATACACTAAGTAAAAACATTGTTTGTGAAACTGCAGAGCAGCCAAAAGGCAGAGCAGAGGTCTGTACCTGCCCCTGTAGCTCCGCCTCCCTCCCAGGAATTTCGACCGCTGCCCGAGACGCCCAGAGACCTGCCTGATCACGCAGACGAGGTAAAGAAATAGCATCTTGTCTCTCTCCAGGGTCCACTACCCCACCCGCTTAACTGTCTGATTAAACATGGGCAAACTCTGTCTGGAGGGATTCATTCCTGAGGGGCTAGTAGGTACATCTAGGGGTATTTCACACAACTGCTCTAGAAAATTCTCATCAATTAAAGAGCACTGGATTGTTATCTGTCCTTTATCAGGAATTTGTCAAATGCCTTCATCAGTGCACTAGTGCTGTTACTCAGGCCAAAGGCATACCTGGATCTACAAGGTATTAAAATGAGCAAAAAGACATACTTGCAATGAACTACGTGTCCCAACAAATCTGTCAGCGTAGCTTGTAATATGTGCacacaacgtgtgtgtgtgtgtgtgtgtgtgtgtgtgtgtcgcagcaTTCAGAGGTGGACGAGCAGCCTGACTACGATGAGCCACCTTCTCTGCCTGCCCGGTCTGCAGAGCTATTAGAGGAGGAACAACCAGATGAagactctcctcctcctcttcctcctcgagAGGAGGATGTAGGAGTTTATGAGGACATTGCAAATTTAAATGGTTAGACACAAGCAGACAAATGGAAACTAGTATAAAAACCTATCTTGAGGTTCACATAGCACAGTTGTTTTTGGGTAGATTCCTACTTTAGTTAGGTCTGGATTTAATGGTTTCTCTTGCAGATGCCGATAATGATTATGAAGATGCTGACTGTGGGACATCAGCTGTAGCACTTTATGACTATCAGGGTGGTAAGTATTGCCCAAACAAACCTTTATATGACTTtggagaaataaaaaaaaaatgttttgtttttagctGAGCAAAGATATCAAATTTTCCTTCTTAAAATAACATCTAAACAATAAAGAGAACAATTAACGAGCAATTtgatatacactgctcaaaaaagaaaataaagggaacatcaaataacacatcctagatctaaatgaacaaaatattccagttgaaaatctgACATAGTGGGATGcattgagaacaaaataacaaaaattatCAATGTAACTCAATATTATTATCCcgtggaggtctggatttggaatcatactcaaatcaaagtggaaaatcaaatgacaggctgatcAAACTTTAGTtgaaattcctcaagacaaattcaaatgaggctcagtagtgtgtgtggccttcacgtgcctgtatgaccttcTTACAATGCCTGggctcctgaggaatctcctcccagacctggactaaagtcAGTCAACTAATGGACAGTCTGTGGATGgaacgagacatgatgtcccagatgtgctcaactagattcaggtctggggaacgggcaggccagtccataacatcaatgccttcattacacaggaactgctgacacacttcagccacatgaggcctagcattgtcatgcatcagaaggaacccagagcccactgcaccagcacatggtctcacaatgagtctgaggatctcatcccggtacctaatggcagtcagggtacatctggctagcacatggaggtctgtgtgaccctccaaagaaatgtctccccacaccattactgacccactgccaaactggtcatgctggaggatgttgcaggcagcagaacgttctccacagtatctccagactctgtcccGTCAGTCACGTGCTCACTGTGAAGCTGCTCTCATccatgaagagcacagggtgccAATGGTGAATCTGCCAGTCATGGTGTTCCTGGCAAATGCCAATTGCCctgcatggtgttgggctgtaagcacaagccccacatgtggacgtcaggccctcataccaccctcacGAAGTCTGTTTCTGGCaatttgagcagaaacatggatacagtggggaaaataagtatttagtcagtcaccaattgtgcaagttctcccacttaaaaagatgaaagaggccggtaattgacatcataggtagacctcaactatgagagacaaaatgtgaaaaaaaaaattgagaaaatcattttgtctgacttttaaataatttatttgcaaataatggtggaaaataagtatttggtcaataacaaaagttcatctcaatactttgttgtatatcctttgttggcaatgacagaggtcaaacgttttctgtaagtcttcacaaggttggcacacactgttgctggtatgttggcccattcctccatgcagatctcctctagagcagtgatgttttggggctgtcggcgggcaacacagaCTTTTAACACCCCtcccaaaggttttcgatggggttgagatcgggagactggctaggccactccaggactttgaaatgtttcttacgaagccactcctttgttgccctggcagtgtgcttgggatcattcattgcccttgctgatggaaggaggtttgcacccaaaatctcacaatacatggccccattcattctttcatgtacacggaccagtcgtcctggtccctttgcagagaaacagccccaaagcatgatgttgccacccccatgcttcacagttggtatggtgttctttggatgcaactcagcattcactgtcctccaaacatgacgagttgtgtttttaccaaatagttctactttggtttcatctgaccatatgacattctcccaatactcttctggaacatccaaatgctctctagcaaacttcagatgtgcctggatatggactggcttaagcagagGGACACGTCtagcactgcaagatctgagtccctggtgtcgtagtgtgttgctgatggtagcctttgtaacattggtcccagctttctgcaggtcattcacttgatccccccttgtggttctgggatttttcctcactgttcttgtgatcattttgaccccacgggctgagatcttgcgtggagccccagatcgagggagattagtagtggtcttgtaggtcttccattttctgattattgctcccacagtagatttcttcacaccaagctgcttgcctattgcagattcagtcttcccagcctggtgcaggtctacaattcggtttctggggtcctccgacagctctttcgtcttcaacatagtggagtttggagtgtgactgtttgaggttgtgggcaggtgtcttttatactgttaacgacttcaaacaggtgccattaatacaggtaatgagtgggggaaagaggagcctcttaaaaaagaagttacaggtctgtgacagccagaaatcttgcttgtttgtaggtgaccaaatacttattttccaccattatttgcaaataatttttttaaaagtcagacaaaatgattttctcaattttttttcacattttgtctctcatagttgaggtctacctatgatgtcaattaccggcctctcatctttttaagtgggagaacttgcacaattggtgactgactaaatacttattttccccactgtatcagtggcctgctggaggtcattttgcaggactctggcactgctcctccttgTACAATGGAGGAGGTagccctcctacggccccctccatgtctcctggtatctgctccatgctctggacactgctgacagacacagcaaaccttcttgccacagctcacattgatgtgccattCTGGATGacctgcactacctgagcaacttctgtgggttgtagacacaaCTTCATGCtccctctatggtgagagaactgacaaaatgaccaaaacatcagcctgaaaggatgagaacagagaggTCTGTGGTCATCACCTGCAGAACCTCCTTTATAGGGGTGTCTTGCTAATTACCTCTcattctacctgttgtctgttccatttgcacatcagcaggtgaaattaattcacaatcagtgttgtttcccaactgaacaggttggttgacttggagttggattgtgttgtttaagtgttccctttattttttgagcagtgtatgttGTATTCCATTGCTCATATCTAGCCTGACATGGCAGCTCATACATCAACATTTTCAAATGTAATTATTTAATGTATATAATTGACCCAGgtctagggttgcagcggtaaccggtttcacggtataccacggtattaaaatgcacggttatcataccgtgtgtgtttgcttattaccggtaaaagacaagccagcggagaaactcacCCGCGCTTGCGCAACTCCGcaccggttcagctactcagaacacagcggtgagaatggcagaaagtgtatcagacttaaattttttaacaaaaaaaaaaaaggcctaaactaaaatcagcggcgaaaatgacgtaatcacggtggctccgcccgtgcgcgagggtctcgcgcgctgtcggcattttcgaattttgtaacttcgcgcgggccgcgcctcagcgcaatgaacaaagtcatgtttgcagggttcatacacctttataaggtggaaataaatcacttgtacgtcacttgcaaggtccatttcaatatttcctagcacgataaacttaaataagttaaatatttatacatatactcaaaataattcccttttctatcacattatttaatggttgtttattttcaaaacacccgatcttaacgtcttcacattctcttaagtttcgtcctggaattacaagaggctcgtatttgttaacgtaatacaagaaaactgttcagtcagacagatatttgttgtgaaacgaagtagcgGCAAGTATGAACGCTTGAGCCGGTCACGGAGGTTCGCACGAGGTgtgcagagtcgcgcgctacggtcactagtgaaagtataaaactagctttttaaggtccttgctttcactggacgtgaaagacgccattaatttacatgcgttcatttttaAATTCTGacatgcctgtttttcatatgttaaaaccagactcggtgtgaaagccttaaaatagaaaatctcaattgtgaggatcatgtcagaaataaatcctctctttctgcagtatctggttatattccaacttggcagtacaacggacgtttacaacagttgttgatcagacactgacccaggctcagtttatcagatattaaataatttaaacttaaataattataggcctactgaaatccatgatttaggtttatctaattttgcagtatttatataaacaggtgtttttttataaaggagacattttgtatacaatagttaaGGTTTTTACAAGTTCATTGaacaaaaattttttttgtaatttctttaagggtcagtgtatcttttaataatatatgtaacaatctgtgataccgtgataccgctgtattttctgagacggttatcataccatgaaaatctcataccgttgcaaccctacccAGGTCTGAACAAGACTCCACAAACTGAGCTGACATTATCTTTGCTGGActtaaagcgctttgtgacaacatgtgttgtgaaaagcactatacaaatatatttgatttgacttACTgacatttcagttttttttttaagttgatACGGACTGCTTGGTACTTGAAGTATTGTATTTCGCTTTTGTTTTTAGAAGCAGATGACGAGATCTCCTTCATgcctgatgacatcatcacaaacATTGAGATGGTGGATGAGGGTTGGTGGAAGGGAAGTTGCCATGGCCGCAATGGGCTTTTCCCAGCATCCTTTGTGAAGCTCTCCTAAAGTCGTGCCACGGCTAGAAGAGTCACGCCCTGTCCAGCTTCTTATTTTACTAAAAGCTCAGCATTCAGAAACCAAGCTAGCATCTCAAATCATCCACTTGTTACTCTAAACAGTGCAAATAAACATACTTAAAAGTTCAACCTGCAGATGTTAGACCAGACATCCAAATTTGAATAGAAGCCCAAACATGAACAGAAGGCTTAACAAAAATGTGCAATATGTATAAGGCAGAGATGCAGTGTCTGCTGACTGGAAGTGCTTCTTGTACGTGCACCTAAGGTCACCCAGACAGCTTACATGCCAATATCCCTATACCAGGTGTTCAGTGTTTGTTTGGTTAACATATTGGGAGCTGGGGTATAGCAAAACATATGCCAAATATATTAGTGGAAAACCAATATTTCTTCATGCTGAAATGTATCAAATGTTCTAGACATTCTTAATATTTTGACAACTGAACATTACACAATGAAATGAAATGGTCCTGTGTTTTCATAGTCAACAATTAATGAGGAAGATGTTTCTTTTAATATTAGGAAAAACAATGTCATCCACTGTCACAATTGATTATACAAACTCTTGCTTTTCATTTACCAAATATCCATTAAAGATATATCAGGTTACACCAAACAGCCTATGCTCTCTCAAACAGCGTGTTGCTCTTTGCACTGTCAGAAAACTGAAAACATAGCAAGGTGTGAATTAGGGGTTTATAAGCACCTGAGGGCATTTACTGAACAGGGAAggctgcgcgcgcgcgcgtgtgtgtgtgtgtgtgttgagggagggGTGGTCTCCATAACAGTCCCTTCAAGTTAAAACCAGCTGCAAAGAACAAATTCACATGTTCCTGGGGCAGCACAGATCAAGTCTGTTGGGAGGGGTGGGTCTACCAGGCTGTTGGGAGGGATGGGTCTACCAGGCTGTTGGGAGGGGGGGGTCTACCAGGCTGTTGGGAGGGGTGGGTCTACCAGGCTGTTGGGAGGGATGGGTCTACCAGGCTGTTGGGAGGGATGGGTCTACCAGGCTGTTGGGAGGGATGGGTCTACCAGGCTGTTGGGAGGGGGGGGTCTACCAGGCTGTTGGGAGGGGGGGGTCTACCAGGCTGTTGGGAGGGATGGGTCTACCAGGCCAAGCCCTTTGGTTTCTTCTGCAGTCCTTTCTTCTTCTGTCGCTGCCTTTTCAGTTTTTTCGTTTGTCTCTGGCTCATCCATTTGGGGTACTGTCCATGCTCATCCAGCATTGTGTCCTTGTTGCGCTTGCTGTCTGTGTCCATCTTCCCTGTATCGTCTGGTTGAGGGCGCACAAGAAGGCAGCCGTGTATCAACACTGTAACTGCAGCCATATATCAACACTGTAACGCAACACAAACTGCAGATTGTTGAACGTTTTTGTACTTACCATCTTGTCCTGCCATCTCCACATCTACCGCTTTCTCCTTCACCTTCTCTGCAGGCACCACAGTGGCGATCTCGGCCACGTCCTTCATGGAGATCTCGCCTTTCCCTTCGTGCCCCAACGCCGCTTTGAGCCGTGCTAGCTCCTTGGGTGcgttcttcttcctcttctccgcACGCATCTTTCTTTTCCATTTGCTCCGTAAACTTTTCGCCATTGTTCTAAAAACTGAGGagatgtacatacacacacacagtctcagatAACGGCCTTTATCACGGAAATAAAGCCACCGGGTTGTAGTGCAGTATTTAAATAAAGACACCGGGTTGTAGTGCAATATTTAAATAAAGACACCGGGTTGTAGTGCAGTATTTAAATAAAGACACCAGGTTGTAGTGCAGTATTTAAATAAAGACACCAGGTTGTAGTGCAGTATTTACTGGGTTGTTAGCGTTGACTCGGTAGGACCAGGTGAACTCGTGAACGTATAAGCTACAGTTCTGGTCAGCGTTAAAGACGAGTTGATTTGTAACTGTATTACTTAGATACATTAGCTAGATGAATATACGTGTCGTTCAACAGGGTGTTACTTACATATTTAAGTCATTAGCCTAACATAACGCTAGCTAGCTAAATATTCACTAGAACGAGCCACGCAATTCTGAATATTTTTAGTCAATACCTCTGCTAACGTTTAGCTAAGTGAGCTATTTGAAGTGAAGTACAAACGCCTGCTGATATATATCATAGAAGCGCTCTTTGGTTGGTCTTATACGTTTATATTGTTACTCACGTGGAGTAGTTCCGAGAAAACGCAGGACACATGtgtttcttttcacatttaccGGAAAGTAGAGTAACAGATTTGCGACATTTGAAATGCCGTAAAGCAGCTCGACTGTTGTTGTGGGCGACAGCCTCGACTGGGTCACGTGAGGCAACCCCAGCGCGTGAAGTGGGTAACACCAGAACTTTTCCAGGAGATGGCGACAAAGAGTtggagaagagaaaagagaaaaaaccctaaccctagaccgcgtagaccgcagcccacacacttcgaaggccgggtaggctgcatctcacggctgttaaatgagaccgtctagtcttcgcaagatggacaaagtcatgtttgccgggttcatacacctatacaaggtggaattaaagcacttgtacgtcactttaaaggtccatttcaatatttcccagcacgttaaacttaattaagttaaatagttatacatatactcgaaatgaatcgaaataattcgcttttttatcacattagtttatggttgtttattttcaaaacgcccaatcttaacgtcttcacgttctctcatgtttcgccctggaattacaagaggctcgtatttgttaacgtatcgtttcggacaacactgcaaagccatatttacgtttgatgcctgatgtgtatatatacggtctctggtcaggtaaaaatgttctttccccggttttgcaggggttttttattctccactgccacctatcgccacctatcgtttcggagaacactgcagcgacgctcgcgacattcgcgaaagtataaacgcctacaccgctcgcgcagggtcgcgcgaggtgggcggagtcgcgcgctacggtcgctcgcgaaagtataaaccaggctttagaagtatggagtcaaattagggtctttaatggtgacgaaaaaaaaacaatatcgcaaatataagagtagcattttgcattttacgttcctaatttgtttctgcaatactttccctcttttgcgtttctttcttttctttgcgtttcacattttatgttgctgcttttttttttgcaatactttctcccttttgcgtttctttcttttgtttgtgcgtcactgcttttctttgcgtctcgcattttacgttcataatttttttttgcgcttctctcttttctttgctccggttttaccctctgtgtgggggcggggaaagaggcgtggccaagagcgaaaggcgtgctgtgaacgttcagcgtcagttcagcttccttccactcgctgaactgaactgctgctgcagcgcatctggtgttaaaggaagagagaggtcgggtgtgtgcgaggtggtggcgcatttcagggcattgtttttattcgctcaggttttcaaaagatcatttcaaaccgacctcagtaaaatgttaataataataataataataataatatatattttttaaacgaagttttaaaagggcactttcgttgataaagggcagagttggtggtgctttagcacctgatgtctatgtctgcacgcatatacctgtggtccagctgggcgaccgtctgccatgataccGGTAACCAAACGCCTtttgctcttggccacgcctctttccccgcccccacacagagggtaaaaccagagcaaagaaaagagagaagcgcaaaaaaaaattatgaacgtaaaatgcgagacgcaaagaaaagcagtgacgcgcaaacaaaagaaagaaacgcaaaagggagaaagtattgcaaaaaaaagcagcaacataaaatgtgaaacgcaaagaaaagaaagaaacgcaaaagagggaaagtattgcagaaacaaattaggaacgtaaaatgcaaaatgctaatcttatatttgcgatattttttttttttcgtcaccattaaagaccctaatttgactccatatagaaggagtccacgaattgggacagcctcggcgctgcgcagtgacgtaaccgacctacaaatgcgcacttcgtgggctgcagcccctgaattgagatacacctaATGTAGATGCGtaaacttttgccaagcacGTGATGTGAGGCTGCCATTTAATTGGTCAGTTTCAGACACTCCCACTCTTGTTAGACACccccactcttgttggtagtgtcagtcaTCTGAGGTTCGTTAACTCGGTTCACGTTGAATAGCTACAGGTTGGAGCAGCATCTTTTACAAAAAGAGAAAATTCCGTTTTGATGACTGACTTTAATACAAATGTAATAGAGAAATTTGCAAGCCAGAAGGAAAGGagggcaaaattcatgttcaaataaagagcactaagactgctttatttgtttttcatttttttgcgcccccctcaattttttttgcaccagccgccactgcaccgggcaaatagatgctgaaacgggtgggttttacacataccgcaataatacgggtgggtatgcgggcgggtaagttaaatacgggtgggtatgcgggcgggtaagttaaataagTGG
Above is a genomic segment from Brachyhypopomus gauderio isolate BG-103 unplaced genomic scaffold, BGAUD_0.2 sc70, whole genome shotgun sequence containing:
- the hcls1 gene encoding src substrate protein p85-like, encoding MWKSVVGHNVNVKVAAESDDWETDPDFENDVSEQEQRWGSKTIEGSGRKEHISVADLRQKVSHEHDEIKKKQMEEAPKASYGYGGKYGVEKDRMDKGAVGHGYVAEVEQHSSQKDAAKGFGGKYGVQEDRVDKSALSYEYKAEVEKHASQKDYATGFGGKYGVQKERVDKAALGYEYKGQTEKHQSQKDYSKGFGGKYGVEKEKVDKAALGYDYKGETEKHQSQKDYSKGFGGKYGVEKEKVDKAALGYDYKGETEKHQSQKDYAKGFGGRYGVEADRMDKSAASFSEMESPTTSYKKTQPSEASSTGAGNLKARFENMAKVSEEENRRRAEEERERRQVREQREREEAQCEVHEKSSQKAEQRSVPAPVAPPPSQEFRPLPETPRDLPDHADEHSEVDEQPDYDEPPSLPARSAELLEEEQPDEDSPPPLPPREEDVGVYEDIANLNDADNDYEDADCGTSAVALYDYQGEADDEISFMPDDIITNIEMVDEGWWKGSCHGRNGLFPASFVKLS
- the llph gene encoding protein LLP homolog codes for the protein MAKSLRSKWKRKMRAEKRKKNAPKELARLKAALGHEGKGEISMKDVAEIATVVPAEKVKEKAVDVEMAGQDDDTGKMDTDSKRNKDTMLDEHGQYPKWMSQRQTKKLKRQRQKKKGLQKKPKGLAW